CATCGCTCTGCACCGGCTCATCGCTCTACACTGCGCTCAGCGCCCCGCGACACGGGCACCTACCTCTCTGAGCCACATGGAACAAATATCGCTTTGCTCCTCAGGACGCAGAGAGGGTCACGCGTACGGCTTTGCTGCGATGACAAGCACTTCGCCCTTGTCCACATCGTCCTGCCCCCGACTGAAGCACACGGAGCTCGGCTCCCCCAACATACACTACACTCTGATCCCATCAACACACACACCGCTCTACTCCCCGATGGGCACAGCTATCGCTCTGTGCACCCCAAACCACGCATATGTCTACGTGTCCCTACACAAAACACATCGCCCTGCCAAACTCCAGGTACTTTACTCCTACGCTCCTACGCTCTGACACGCAGCTCTCTGCATCCCGCAACAGACATTAGGTCCTGAACTCAACGACACTCCCCTCGCTCTGCACCGACCGACACAGCTATCGCTCCTCTCCCCGAAGACACTCCCATCGCTCTGTGCCGGCTGACTGCACACCGCCCCGCGCCGCGAGGAGCACACATCGCCTGAGTACGATCATCGTGTCTTTCGCCTCCTCTCACCCTTCGATCCCTATACGGATCACTTTGTGCCTCAACGAAATGTACACGTTGCTGCGTTCCCTCTAACACTCGCTACGCGATGATCTCAAAGACACAAACGTAGCTCTGCTCCCCGATGGACACAGTCATCGCTCTGCGATCCCCGAAACATGCGTCTCTCTGCGTGTTCCCCTGCTCCCCGAAACACATCGCTCCGCCCTCCAAACCCACATTACCCCTACGCCCCGCCACACACAGCGCGCTGCTCTCCCCAACAAACACTGTGCTCTGAGGTGAACCACAAGAACATCGCTCTGCCCGACTGACAAACATCGCTCCCCTCTTCCCCTACGCACACATCGCTTTGCATCGACGGGCACACACAACTCTCGGCGCCCTGAGACGCACTGAACTCCCTGCGTGCACCAGTCCCTTCACGCTGCGCCCGCTGAAACACCGACCGAGAAACATATCGTTCTGCTCCCGGAAGACACTCACATCGCTCTGCGCCCGCTGACTGCACATCGCTCCATGCCGCGAGGCGCACACATCGCCCTCAGTGCGATGGTCCCATTGCTCTGCGTATGTTTCACCTCCTCCCACCTTCCTGGGCTCGCTGTGCATAACTTTATGCCTCAACGATAAATACACGTAGCTCTATTCCTTCTAACACTTGCTACACGATGATCTCAGAGACAAAAACGTAGCTCTGATCCCCGATGGACACAGCCATCGCTCTGCGATCCCTAAAACATGCATCTCTCTGCGTGTTCCCCTGCCCCCCGAAGCACATCGCTCTGCGCCCCAAACCCACGTTACCCCTACGCTCCGCCACACACAGCGCTCTGGACCTCCCGAGGGAGCTCTGCTCCCACGAACTTACCCTGCGCCCTGAGTTCGACGACACGAACATCGCTTTGCCTCGACTGAGAAACGTCGCGTCGCTCCTCCCCTACGCACACATCGCTCTGCACCAGCTCATCGCTCTACACAGCGCCCAGCGTTCCTCGACACTGGTATCTCTCGGCACAATACGGAACACACAATGCTTTCTCCCCAAGGACGCACAAAGGATCGCACATACGGCTCTACGGCAATGTCAAATATACCGCCCACCTCCCTCTGTCCACACACATCGCTCCGCATTCCCACAGCACACAACGTCCCACCCCCACCGAAGCACACGGCTCCCCCAACATACCCTACGCCCTGATCCAATTAACGCATACATCGCACTGCTCCCCGATGGACGCAACCATCGCTCTGTGCCTCCCGAAACATGAATATCTCTGCGACTGCCCCCGAAACACATAGCTCTGTGCCCACCAAACCACATTACCCCTCTGCCCCGATACACGCATAACTCTTCACCTCCCGAGGTATACAGCCCACCACTTCCCCCAAAATATACTACACGAGGAGCCCTACACTCTCATCGCTCTACACCGAGCGACACATATCGTTCTGCTCCCGGAAGACATTCACATTGCTCTGCGCCCTCTGACTGCACATCGCTCCATGCCGCGAGGCGCACACATCGCCCTGAGTGCGATGGTCCCGTTGCTCTGCGTAACTTTCACCGCCTCCCATCTCCCCGGGCTCGCTGTGCGTAACTTTATGCCTCAACGATAAACACACATCGCTCTATTTCCTCTAACATTTGCTACGCGATGAGCCAAGGACACAAACGACGCTCTGCTCTTCGATGGACAGAGCCTTCGCTCTATGAGCCCTGAAACACTCATCTCTTTTTGTCCCCGACTGATAAACATCGCTCCGCTCCTCCCCTACGCTCCCATCGCTCTGCACCAACGGAGACGGGCTTCGTTCTGCACTCCAAAGACACTCCCATCGCTCTGCGCCGACCGACGCACACGTCGCTCCGAGCCCTGAAGCGTCCACTCGCCCTGTATACGACCGTCCTATCGCTCTGAGTGTATTTCACCTCCCCCCCTCACCATCCCGACCGCGATACTCATCACTGTGTACCGACGATGCATACACATCCCTCCGTTCCTTCGAACACGGGCTCTTGCGCTGACCTCAACGACACAAACGTCGCTGTGCTCCCCGATGGACAGAGGCACCGCCCCGCCTCTGTCCCCGCCGCGGAGGGACCTCCGCGTCTTCCAAAGCACATTAGCCCTACGCCCCGACACACAGAGAGAGCTGCACCTCCTGAAAGGCACAACGCTCTGCTCCTATGAGCAAACACTGCCCCGAATTCAACGACACGAACATCGCTCTGCCCCTACTGATAAGCATCATTCCGCTAATCCCCTGCGCACATCGCGCTGCATCGACAGGCACATACACCGCTCCGCCTCCCCGAAGACAGTCCCATCGCTCAGCGCTGACTCGTCCACTCGACTCCGCGCTCAGCGCTCGTCGATTCAGCGATGCAGCGATCCCCCTAAGTGGCATTTTCACTTTCAGCTACGATGAACAATACGCCCGAGGCCTTGCCCGCCCTTTTCTGATTCAGTGCTTTAATTACAGACACGGCTGTGGAGGTGGAGCTTCGCCCCACAGTGCGGAATATAAGGAGCTGCCGCCGGCGGTGACGTTACCCGCTGCTTGCTCAGCGCTCTTAGTTGTTGTGTGGGAGACTCTCGCTTGCTGCGATGCCTGAGCCGGCCAAGTCCGCTCCCGCGCCCAAGAAGGGCTCCAAGAAAGCCGTCACCAAGACGCAGAAGAAAGGCGACAAGAAGCGCAAGAGGAGCCGCAAGGAGAGCTACTCCATCTACGTGTACAAGGTGCTGAAGCAGGTGCACCCCGACACGGGCATCTCGTCCAAGGCCATGGGCATCATGAACTCCTTCGTCAACGACATCTTCGAGCGCATCGCCGGCGAGGCGTCGCGCCTGGCGCACTACAACAAGCGCTCCACCATCACCTCGCGGGAGATCCAGACGGCCgtgcggctgctgctgcctggcgaGCTGGCCAAGCACGCGGTCTCCGAGGGCACCAAGGCTGTCACCAAGTACACCAGCTCCAAGTAAGCTGCTTCTGCGCCCTCTTCCAGACCTACTCGACCCAAAGGCTCTTTTAAGAGCCACGGATTCTTTCATTTGAAGAGTTTTGCCACTTGCAGTTTCAGACAGCTACTTAACTTCTCTGTCTTCTACATCTCGCAggttttttctctgtctctcagtCTGAGGTTTTAACCTGATACTGTAAAACGCAAAATGACAGAGAATTCGGAAACGCCCATCAGGGGGCAGCAAGGACTAAGAAATCGCAGTAACTGACGCGCGGTTAGACCTTACCTATCCAAATATTAGTCCGTTCTGAAGCCTTTAGCAATGTTGTATTTGGAACcttagaataattaaaaaagtacTAAGAAATGTCTTCAATATTCCCATAAGGTGTACATTTTAAACGGGTGATATTTTACACGGAGGGAAGGCCGGAGAACCAAATGGTTTCCTAACTATCTACTTAAAACCTCGAACATACTTCTAAACTATATAGGCATGTATCTATAACTGGTGATATAGGAGCTCATGGTTTGAGAACAGCGAGACAGGATGGACGAGGGCTTGAAACCAACCTGAGTCAGGAAAGGCAAGCACTATAATAACTTTCCCTTTATGTCATTTCAGATGCCTGGGACATCCACCAAGTACTGATGAATGGCATGCAAGAAGCATACAGCACAGAGAAGGTACCCTGCAATCAGCTGGTAATCGAAGCATCCCACAAGAATGCATGCACATGCAGCGTGCAGGAAACTCATGGCTAATGGCTAGATTTGGTAGCACACAAAAAGTCATGAAGAGGTAAGACTATAGACGTTAAGTATGTATGGCCCAGAGACTGGGGGTGTGGCTTCGATGAAAAAGTAGCCTGGGGCTTTTAGATCCCCGGCACTAAACATGTCCTAACAACTGGGTTATGGAGCACCGGGAAAACtaagataaaatacagaaattaaagcTCTTTTATTGAAAAGGTGGGTGGCTCTTAAAAGAGCCTTTGGGTTAAACGGTCTTTAAAACAGGTATCTACTTGGAGCTGGTATACTTGGTGACAGCCTTGGTGCCCTCAGAGACCGCGTGCTTGGCCAGCtcgccaggcagcagcagccgcacGGCCGTCTGGATCTCCCGCGAGGTGATGGTGGAGCGCTTGTTGTAGTGCGCCAGGCGCGACGCCTCGCCGGCGATGCGCTCGAAGATGTCGTTGACGAAGGAGTTCATGATGCCCATGGCCTTGGACGAGATGCCCGTGTCGGGGTGCACCTGCTTCAGCACCTTGTACACGTAGATGGAGTAGCTCTCCTTGCGGCTCCTCTTGCGCTTCTTGTCGCCTTTCTTCTGCGTCTTGGTGACGGCTTTCTTGGAGCCCTTCTTGGGCGCGGGAGCGGACTTGGCCGGCTCAGGCATCGCAGCAAGCGAGAGTCTCCCACACAACTAACAGCGCTGAGCAAGCAGCGGGTAACGACTCTGCCGGCGGCAGCTGCTTATATAGCGGCGCTGGGCAGAGCAACGGCTCGACAGCGGCGCCTCGCGATTGGTTGGCCGTTGCCGTTCGGGGCGTCCCCAGGACCCAAGCGCTGCCATTGGCCGCCTCTCGATTcacgctcccattggctgccgAGACGCCGCCGCCGTCCCAGCCAATGGGAGAAAGCGGCGCCGCTCCGGCCGGGTTCTATATAAGGGGGCGGGCGGGGGCAGCGGGGAGCAGGTCTTTGTTGCTTGCGTTTTGTTTTGCTGAGTGCGTGCGATGTCCGGCCGCGGGAAGCAGGGCGGGAAGGCGCGGGCCAAGGCCAAGTCGCGCTCGTCGCGGGCCGGGCTGCAGTTCCCCGTGGGCCGCGTGCACCGGCTGCTGCGCAAGGGCAACTACGCGGAGC
This genomic window from Phaenicophaeus curvirostris isolate KB17595 chromosome 1, BPBGC_Pcur_1.0, whole genome shotgun sequence contains:
- the LOC138716618 gene encoding histone H2B 1/2/3/4/6 translates to MPEPAKSAPAPKKGSKKAVTKTQKKGDKKRKRSRKESYSIYVYKVLKQVHPDTGISSKAMGIMNSFVNDIFERIAGEASRLAHYNKRSTITSREIQTAVRLLLPGELAKHAVSEGTKAVTKYTSSK
- the LOC138719043 gene encoding histone H2B 1/2/3/4/6, encoding MPEPAKSAPAPKKGSKKAVTKTQKKGDKKRKRSRKESYSIYVYKVLKQVHPDTGISSKAMGIMNSFVNDIFERIAGEASRLAHYNKRSTITSREIQTAVRLLLPGELAKHAVSEGTKAVTKYTSSK